The genomic segment TAGCTACCATCCCGCTTCCTATCGCCCATACTGGTTCGTAAGCAATAATCAGAGACTCGGCCTCCGCTTCGTTGAGATCTCGTGTCACATCGTGTACCTGTCCGACTGCGAATTCCAGCTCAATACCTTTACGTCGTTCTTCGAAGCTTTCTCCCACACATAGGATTGGCTGCATCCCTGCTGCAAGTACTGCTCTGACTTGATCCACAATATTTGCATCGTCTTCAGGATGATATTTACGGCGCTCTGAGTGGCCAACAATGACATATGAGCAATGCAGCTGAGACAGCATATCTGCTGAAACATCACCAGTAAAAGCACCCTGTGAGGTAACTGAAACAGATTGAGCACCGTAGCGAATATGCAGGTTATCAGCTTCTACAAGGACTTCCACGCTTCGTAGTGATGTGAATGCAGGGAAAAGAACGACTTCGCAATGACGAAAATCAAAATGAGCGTCGCGAAGTATCCACGCTAATTTCTGCACGAAATACGTGGCTTCCAGATGATCCAAGTTCATCTTCCAATTGCCCGCAATAAGCGGAACTCTTGCCATCACTCACGCCTTCCCAACCTAATCTCTGCTCGATAAAGCGAAAATTATTTCGCAACTGCACATACTAAGCCAATATACCTGTTCATCATAGGCGACTGTTCTGCGCTCCGCGTGGAATTACTCTGTGTTTTTCATCGTGGTAGACCTGTCACAGTAAACGACACCAGCCCAAACGAGTTGTAGGGCTGGTGTCGGATGTTAGCTGTTGGCTGTGTGAACAAGAAGCGCAGCTACTTGCTCAAGGCCGAAAGTTCAAGCTTGAGCAAGTACATCATTTACTCAATAACCTTCAGACCAGGAAGCTCTTTACCTTCAAGAAGTTCAAGAGACGCGCCGCCACCGGTTGAGATATGTGAGAATCCCTCTTCAGGGAAACCAAGATTTCGTACAGCTGAAGCTGAGTCGCCGCCGCCAACGATGGTAAATGCTCCGGCCTTAGTGGCATCGATTAGTCCTTGTGCTACAGCCTTGGTACCAGCTGCGAATGCTGGGAACTCAAATACACCCATTGGGCCATTCCAAACAACAGTTTTGGACTCAACAATCTTGTCGTGGAACAGCTTCTGTGAATCCGGACCAATATCAAGACCCATCTTGTCTGCAGGAATAGCTTGAGCTGCAACGGTCTCGTACGGTGAATCAGCAGCAAAAGTATCAGCAACAACGATATCTGTTGGGAGCACGAGCTCTACGCCATTTTCTTCAGCCTTGGCGATATAACCCTTAACGACATCAACTTGATCCTCTTCGAGCAAGGACTTGCCAACTTCATAGCCTTGGGCTTTCAAGAAGGTGTAAACCATGCCGCCACCGATGATTAGACGATTAGCTTTGCTGAGCAGATTTTCGATAACGCCAAGCTTGTCGGATACCTTTGAGCCGCCAAGTACAACGGTAAATGGCCTCTCAGGATTGACTGTGGCCTTGGATAGTGCAGTAACTTCTTTCTCGACCAAAAGACCCGCTGCAGAAGGCAAATCAGCGGCCACATCATAGTTCGAGCCTTGAGCGCGGTGGACCACACCAAAGCCATCAGACACGAAAACGTCACCAAGCGCTGCAATCTTCTTGGCATAAGCAGCGCGCTCACTGTCGTCCTTGCTGGTTTCTTCAGGGTTGAAGCGAACGTTTTCAAGTAACAGGACCTCACCATTATTGAGTGCGGCCACCTTCTTCTGTGCATCTTCGCCATAGGTATCAGTTGCCAGATTAACTGGAGTATCCAGAAGCTCACCTAAGCGCTTAGCAACGGGCGCAAGACTAAGCTCAGGAACAACCTTGCCCTTGGGGCGTCCCAAATGTGCCATGAGTATAACCTTCGCACCCTGCTCGCGCAAAGCGTTAATGGTAGGCAAAGCGGCCCTGATCCGGCCATCATCGGTGATGGTTGTGCCATCTAGCGGAACATTGAAATCAGCGCGTACAAGAACTCGCTTGCCTTGCAGATTTCCGAGATCTTTCAGTGTTTTCATGAACTATCCTTTCCTAGCTGTGTCTGAGGTAGCCTCTTGTGGTCGTACCCGCCACAGAAAGTATTAAGGCGCATGATGACGCCATAAGGGATTCTATACTGAGCAACAAACATTAGAACATATTTGCGGTGTTGAAAATAGCTGAGTTGTGTGTATATTTACAGTTTTCGTGTCTCTGATAATCGACATCGTCATTGGTGTAGGGATTGTAGTGAAGCTGAGTGCGAGATTAGGCTGGTATATTCTGGAATTCTGCCATTTCTGTCATAGACCTACTTGAAAATAAGCATGATATCCCTACACAAGCGCAGGCACTATAGCAGATGAGGCACCAAGCTTTGCTTGGTGCCTCATCTGCTATCAACGGGCTTCAATGCACCCGAAGTTGCTACTTAGTTGGCTATTGCTGTGAACGCTGTTTTTTAACCTTTGCTGCGAGCTGCAGTAAGCGTCGTATACGCCCAGCGATCGCATCTTTAGTAACTGGCGGGTCCGCCAGCCTCCCCAGCTCTTCCAGACTTGCATCTCTATGGTCAATCCTTAGCTGACCGGCTGCTCGTAAATTATCTGGAATATTATCACCCAACAGTTTGAAAGCCTCCATGACTTTCTCACTAGCTTCGACGGCCGCTTTGGCACTCCTGCGCATATTCGCATCGTCGAAATTAGCCAGTCTATTGGCTTTGCCTCTTGACTCACCATCGTTGCGCTTACCTGTCCACTCTCGAGCAGATTTTGGAGCACCGATGAGGTTGAGCATACGTTCAATAGCATCAGGATCACGAAGGGTAACGCGTTCAGAGCTACGTACTTGACGAGCCTTGGCATTGATACCCAAACGACGAGCCGCACCTACTAAAGCTAATGCCGCCTCTGAACCAGGGCAAACAATTTCCAGATAACTAGCCTTGCCTGGATCGGATAGTTCTCCATGAGCTAAGAAAGCACCTCGCCAAGCGGCTTTAACCTGAGCGATATTCCCACTGATGATATCGGCTGGGAGTCCCCTCACAGGTCGCTTACGACGATCTAATAATCCGGTTTGCAGCGCTAGAGCGCCGCCAGCACGTAAGACTCTAACCGAATACCGGATATTGTTCCCGCTCGGTGCTTGGCGAGCGACCTCAATGACATCAGAGCTGTGACCGTAAATTTCCTTAATGGCCTGTTGTAGCCATTTCGCAGAATCAAGGGAATCGAACTGTGCCTCAACCACAATATGCCGTTGAACCAGATGCAGACCGCCACCGAAGCGAATCATTGTGGCTGCCTGTGCTTTCTTCGCTGCAGGAAGTTCATTGTCGATTGCGGCAAGTTCGCTCTTGACATCATCCAATAGAGCCAATAGCCAACCTCCTACAGTTTTGCGTTACTAATTGTTTCTGAGCTTTTCAGCATCCTATCTGAAAAGCCACCGGCTATCTGTGATACAGAACATCTTGGACAACTTTGAAGCATTCGCTGCTTCTTGGACACACGTATTTCGCAATGTGGATGCCCTGCGAGAAACAAGATTAGTTTGTAACTAACAGATTCGCGTATATTTCTCTTAAGGATTTTTGCTTTTACGGGTTTAATTGCGGTGCCTATGTAGTTCGCGTGCAGAAACCGTGACACTGAGGCCGTGGTTACGAAGGCGTTTAGCGAGTTCTTCGCTCATAGCCACTGAGCGGTGTTGTCCACCAGTGCAACCTATCGCAATAGTGACAAAGTGCTTATCCTCACGAGAGTATCCACGTATTGCTGTGAGTATTGCCTGCGTGTACGATTCTAAAAATTCCTGAGCACCAGCACTAGTCAGCACATAATCACTTACTGCTTTATTCATACCAGTTAAATCGCGCAACTCAGGAACCCAAAATGGATTGGGCAAGAATCTCATGTCTGCAACGAAGTCCGCATCTAGTGGCACGCCATATTTGAACCCAAAGCTAAAAATATGTACCGAAACAGTCGTAGGACCAGTGCCAAGCAAAGCGTCATACAGCTTGGTTGACAATTGGTGGATACTTAACCGTGTGGTATCGATAACCACATCAGCGCGCTCTTTAAGATGTGCGAGCAGTTCGCGTTCCTCATGAATACCGTCTACTAATCTTCTACCGTGTTGTAAGGGATGAGGTCTACGTACTGACTCGTAGCGAGTGATCAATATTTCGTCATCCGCATCAAGGAAGAGAATGCGATATTTCACGCCTAAATCATCTAAGTGACTCAGTACTGCTGCCAAATCTTCGAAATAGGCTCTCGACCGCACATCGATAACAGCAGCTAACTTGTGCACCTTTGAACCCGAAGAGGTCATCATGTCAACAAGAGGAATCAGTAGTTTAGGTGGAAGATTATCAACTACATACCAACCCATATCCTCAACACTGTTAGCAGCCCGAGAGCGTCCTGCTCCTGACATACCGGTGATTAATAAGACCTCAAAATCATCTGCTGGCGCAGGCAAGATCTTTGAATTCTTCTCATCATCCGAGGTCATACCATCTGCGTGAGTCATCACAACACCTCCTGAAGTGCTTGGAGCATAGCTGCATCTATATCAGCGGGTAGGCCTTGCTCGCCAAGCTTCGTCATCAGAGCCACTTGTGGAATTGCCTGATACAAGAGCATCATCTCACCGCCTATGGCCTGAGCACCCAAAGTACGCCATGCACTCATTGCTGCCGTTGGTCTGGGGTCATACACCACATCAAGGAACACTCCGCCGTGTATTCCTTTCGAGCATTCCAGTAACTGCTCAGCAAAAGCGTCTGCTGCGTGGGCGGGAAGAGTACTGATAACGACATCTTTTCCTGAGGTATTTGTTGCAGCCTCAGTTAACGGCTTGACAGCGCAGGCTATATCGAATTGTGCCGCTAGATCAAGCAATGCAGTTGATTTTTCTGGATGGCGTGCACATATAAGTACGTCTTCAATACCAAGCTCGATGCACGCTGCTAAGGCTGAAGTCGCAGTGCTCCCGTTACCGAGGAGTAAGGCTGTATGGAAATTTTGTATGTCATTTTTCACGGGAGCAAGGACAGCAGGATTCTTGCTGTCTGCACATTGTTGATTGCATGAGTGGTGCTTAAGTGCAGTCGCGATGCCTTGTACATCAGTGTTATATAACGATATTGTGGGTGATTGTGGTGACATAGACCAATCCAAAATAGCTGTATTTGCTACACCTAGTTTAGAAGACCATGTGTCTGATGGTTTTCCCAGAGACATCACCGCTTTTTTGAGAGGCATTGTTAAGCTCAGCCCAGCCCACTGTGAATCAAGCGAGTCCAAAAACTGTTCGAGGTTGTCAACCCCTACTTCGCATCGCTCATATTGCCACTGTAATAACCCTAAGCGCTGGTATGCAGCCATGTGCAGCACTGGTGACAAGGAATGGGCTATGGGCTTACCTAACACAGCACAACGATGCTTGTATGTCTGCACGAATACCTCCTAGGCTCAGTATAAATACTAGCGAACACTTGTTGCAGGCGGTGTTCCATACAACATACTGTTCCACCAATAGTTAGCGGATAATAACGGGTTGAGCCACAAATACAATAACTCTCAATCGCTAATATCGCAGATCATGACTGCTATTGTTCATCAGCATGAAGCGCGTCAAATATGACCTGTGCCTTATTCGTACCAATCCCCTTGACCTTTTTGAGATCATCAACACTGGCTTCTCTCATAGCTCTGACTGATCCAAAATGACTTAACAAACGTTTTTGGAAGGATTCGCCGACACCAGGAATTCCATCCAATGCTGAGCGCAACGCTCCTTTTCGACGTTTCTGTCTGTGATAGGTAATAGCAAAACGGTGTGATTCATCGCGCACACGCTGCAATAGATACATACTTTCAGACTGTCGTTTGAGAATAAGAGGGTAATCTTCATCTGGCAGCCATACCTCTTCAAGCCGTTTTGCAAGACCGCAGACGGCAACATCCTTCACACCTTGATCCGCCATAGCTCGTGCAGCGGCAGACACTTGGGGCTTACCACCATCAACGACCACAA from the Bifidobacterium sp. genome contains:
- the tpiA gene encoding triose-phosphate isomerase, with translation MARVPLIAGNWKMNLDHLEATYFVQKLAWILRDAHFDFRHCEVVLFPAFTSLRSVEVLVEADNLHIRYGAQSVSVTSQGAFTGDVSADMLSQLHCSYVIVGHSERRKYHPEDDANIVDQVRAVLAAGMQPILCVGESFEERRKGIELEFAVGQVHDVTRDLNEAEAESLIIAYEPVWAIGSGMVATPQSAQDAAKAIREHMRSAFNDRVANQVRILYGGSVSSQNAAQLIQERDVDGFLVGGASLEVEEFSKIARIAQKHSFSR
- the whiA gene encoding DNA-binding protein WhiA codes for the protein MALLDDVKSELAAIDNELPAAKKAQAATMIRFGGGLHLVQRHIVVEAQFDSLDSAKWLQQAIKEIYGHSSDVIEVARQAPSGNNIRYSVRVLRAGGALALQTGLLDRRKRPVRGLPADIISGNIAQVKAAWRGAFLAHGELSDPGKASYLEIVCPGSEAALALVGAARRLGINAKARQVRSSERVTLRDPDAIERMLNLIGAPKSAREWTGKRNDGESRGKANRLANFDDANMRRSAKAAVEASEKVMEAFKLLGDNIPDNLRAAGQLRIDHRDASLEELGRLADPPVTKDAIAGRIRRLLQLAAKVKKQRSQQ
- a CDS encoding shikimate dehydrogenase family protein, with translation MQTYKHRCAVLGKPIAHSLSPVLHMAAYQRLGLLQWQYERCEVGVDNLEQFLDSLDSQWAGLSLTMPLKKAVMSLGKPSDTWSSKLGVANTAILDWSMSPQSPTISLYNTDVQGIATALKHHSCNQQCADSKNPAVLAPVKNDIQNFHTALLLGNGSTATSALAACIELGIEDVLICARHPEKSTALLDLAAQFDIACAVKPLTEAATNTSGKDVVISTLPAHAADAFAEQLLECSKGIHGGVFLDVVYDPRPTAAMSAWRTLGAQAIGGEMMLLYQAIPQVALMTKLGEQGLPADIDAAMLQALQEVL
- the rapZ gene encoding RNase adapter RapZ; its protein translation is MTSDDEKNSKILPAPADDFEVLLITGMSGAGRSRAANSVEDMGWYVVDNLPPKLLIPLVDMMTSSGSKVHKLAAVIDVRSRAYFEDLAAVLSHLDDLGVKYRILFLDADDEILITRYESVRRPHPLQHGRRLVDGIHEERELLAHLKERADVVIDTTRLSIHQLSTKLYDALLGTGPTTVSVHIFSFGFKYGVPLDADFVADMRFLPNPFWVPELRDLTGMNKAVSDYVLTSAGAQEFLESYTQAILTAIRGYSREDKHFVTIAIGCTGGQHRSVAMSEELAKRLRNHGLSVTVSARELHRHRN
- a CDS encoding phosphoglycerate kinase; this encodes MKTLKDLGNLQGKRVLVRADFNVPLDGTTITDDGRIRAALPTINALREQGAKVILMAHLGRPKGKVVPELSLAPVAKRLGELLDTPVNLATDTYGEDAQKKVAALNNGEVLLLENVRFNPEETSKDDSERAAYAKKIAALGDVFVSDGFGVVHRAQGSNYDVAADLPSAAGLLVEKEVTALSKATVNPERPFTVVLGGSKVSDKLGVIENLLSKANRLIIGGGMVYTFLKAQGYEVGKSLLEEDQVDVVKGYIAKAEENGVELVLPTDIVVADTFAADSPYETVAAQAIPADKMGLDIGPDSQKLFHDKIVESKTVVWNGPMGVFEFPAFAAGTKAVAQGLIDATKAGAFTIVGGGDSASAVRNLGFPEEGFSHISTGGGASLELLEGKELPGLKVIE